The Geothrix sp. DNA segment GCCCAGCTTGTTGTTCTTCTCCCAGGCCTGGACGAGGAAGCCCTTGATGTCGGCTTCCCGGGCGCCGTCGAAGACGGGCGTGGAGAAGTGGACGCCGAGGGTCTTGCCGGCCCAGCCGAGGTGGCACTCAAGCACCTGGCCGATGTTCATACGGGAGGGAACGCCCAGGGGGTTCAGCACGATGTCCACGGGACGGCCATCGGGCAAGTAGGGCATGTCCTCCACGGGAAGGATGCGGCTGACCACGCCCTTGTTGCCGTGGCGGCCGGCCATCTTGTCACCGACCTGCAGCTTGCGCTTGACGGCCACGTAGCACTTGACGGTCTTGAGCACGCCGGGCATGAGCTCGTCGCCCTTCAGCAGGCGCTCCATGCGCTCGTTCAGGATGTCGCGCAGGACCTTGAGCTGGCTCTCGGTGCGATCGAGGATGTCCAGCACCTCGGCATTGATGCGGTTCTTGGCGGCGGCCACCGAGACCTGGCGGAAGCGGTGGTAGGGCACGGCCTCCAGCATGTTCTGGGTGAGCTTCTTGCCCTTGGGCAGCAGCTCCTTGCCCTTGTCGTCGCTGAGGACCTCGTCGAGCTCCTTGCCCTTGAGCAGGGTCACGACCTTCTTCTTGGCCTCGGCGCGGATGATGCGCTCCTCGTCGGAGAGATCCTTCTCCCACTTGGCCATCTGGTCGCGCTCGATCTGCTGGGTGCGCAGATCCTTCTCCTGGCCCTTGCGGGTGAAGACCTTGATGTCCACCACGGTGCCTTCGATGCCGGGGGGCACGGTCAGGCTGGCGTCCTTCACGTCGCTGGCCTTCTCGCCGAAGATGGCGCGGAGCAGCTTCTCCTCGGGGGACAGGATGGTCTCACCCTTGGGCGTGACCTTGCCCACCAGGATGTCGCCGTGCTTGACGGTGGCGCCGGTGCGGATGATGCCGCTGTCGTCGAGGTTCTTGAGGGCCTCTTCCCGGACCTGGGGGATGTCGCGGGTGATCTCTTCGGGGCCGAGCTTGGTGTCGCGGGCGTGGACCTCGAATTCCTCGATGTGGATCGTGGTGTAGAGGTCTTCCTTCACGACGCGCTCGGAGATCAGGATCGCGTCCTCGAAGTTGTAGCCGCGCCAGGGCATGTAGGCCACGACGAGGTTGCGGCCCAGGGCCAGCTCGCCGTGATCGGTGCAGGGGCCGTCGGCGAGGATCTGGGCCTCGGTGACGTACTCGCCCTTCTTCACCAGCGGGGTCTGGTTGAGGCAGGTGTTCTGGTTGCTGCGGGCGAACTTCACCAGGGTGTAGATGTCCACGCCGGATTCGATGCCCTCGGTCTCGGGATCGTCCTCGACGCGCACCACGATGCGGTTGGCGTCCACGGACTCGACGATGCCGGAGCGGCGGCAGACCACGCAGGCGCCGGAATCCTTGGCGGCCACGAACTCCATGCCGGTGCCCACGATGGGGGCCTCGGTGCGGATGAGGGGGACGGCCTGGCGCTGCATGTTGGCGCCCATGAGGGCGCGGTTGGCGTCATCGTTCTCGAGGAAGGGGATGAGGCTGGCGGCCACGGAGACCACCTGCTTCGGGCTCACGTCCATGAGCGTGACCTTGTCGCGGGAGACGATCTTGGTCTCGCCGGCGACGCGGACGGTGACGTCCTCGTCCTGGATGGCGCCGTCCTTGTCCACGCGGACGTTGGCCTGGGCGATGACGTGCTCGTCCTCTTCCCACGCGGACAGGTAGAAGGCGTGCATCTCATACTTGGCGGGGCGCTTGCCGGCCTTGACCAACTTCTTGTTCTCGGTCTCCAGATCCTCGAGGCGCACCACTTCCATGTAGCCCAGCTTGGAATCGCCCACGCTGGTGACCTTGGCGAAGTGGACGATCTTGCCGTTCTCCACCTTGAGGTAGGGGCTTTCGATGAAGCCGAACTCGTTGATGCGGGCGTAGCAGGAGAGCGAGCTAATGAGGCCGATGTTCGGGCCTTCCGGCGTCTCGATGGGGCAGATGCGGCCGTAGTGGGAGGTGTGCACGTCGCGCACCTCGAAGCCGGCACGGTCGCGGCTCAGGCCGCCGGGTCCGAGAGCGGAGAGGCGGCGCTTGTGGGTGATCTCGGAGAGGGGGTTGGTCTGGTCCATGAACTGGGAGAGCTGGCTGCTGCCGAAGAACTCCTTCATGGCCGCGATGACCGGCTTGCTGTTGATCAGGTCGTGGGCCTGCACGGGATTGTTGGGATCCTGCGCGATGCTGAACTTCTCCTTGATGGCCCGCTGCACGCGCACGAGGCCGACGCGGAAGCCGTTCTCGAGCAACTCACCCACGGACCGCACGCGGCGGTTGCCCAGGTGGTCGATGTCGTCGGCGCGGACCGGGGCGATCTCGCCGATGTCCTGGCGGGTGGTGTCGTACTTCTTCAGGCGCAGCAGGTAGTGGATGGTCTGGATGAAGTCGTCCGTGCCCAGGATGCGGTATTCCAGGTCGGTGCTCAGCGCCAGCTTGGCGTTGATCTTGTGGCGGCCCACCTTGCTGAGGTCGTACTTCTGGGGATCGAAGAACATGCCGAACAGGAGCTTCTTGCTGGATTCCAGCGTGGCGGGCTCACCGGGACGGATCTTCTTGAAGAGCTCCTTGGCGGCCTCTTCGCTGTCCTCGGTGTGGTCCTTGGCGAGGGTCTCGGAGAAGACCTTGCCGGTGGCGTCGGCCTCGGGGAAGCAGACGTCGAAGGACTGCACGTCGTTGGCCAGGAACATCTCGAGGTGGGTCTGGAGGAAGGGCTCGTTGGCCTCCATGAGCACCTCGCCGGTGCCCATGTTCACGATGTCCTGCAGGAGGACGGCGCCGTCCAGCATCTCGCGGGACACGGGCACGTCCTTGATCCCGGCCTTCTCCATCTGGTCGAGGAGGCGGCGGGTGATCTTCTTGTCCTTGGCCAGCACCACTTCCTTGGTCTTGGGGTGCTTCACGTCCTCTTCAGTCTTCTTGCCCTGGAGGTGCTCGCCCACGGCGACCGTGAGCTTGCCCTTCTTGAGGAAGAAGGTCGCCGGGGTGTAGAAGTGGCGCAGCATGGGCTCATTGGCGTTCAGGCTCTCGCTGAAGAGGCCCAGGGCGCGCATGAAGGTGGCGCCCAGGAACTTGCGCTTGCGGTCGATGCGGGCGTAGAGCAGGCCCTTGGCATCCAGCTCGAACTCGATCCAGGAACCGCGGTAGGGGATGATCTGGGCGCTGTAGAGGCTCTTGTCCGGGGCGATGCTGAAGAAGACGCCGGGGCTGCGGTGCAGCTGGCTCACGATCACGCGCTCGGTGCCGTTGATGATGAAGGTGCCGCGGTCGGTCATGATCGGCAGGTCGCCGAAGTAGACTTCCGAATCCTGGCTCTGCTTGAAGCGGCGGTTGCCCTTGTCATCCTTGTCGAACTGGTTGAGGCGCACGCGGATCTTGAGGGGGGCGGCCATGGTGGAGCCGCGCTCCACGCACTCGTCCATGCCCATCTTCTGCTTCATCGCGACGGGCTCCTGGCACACGTCACAGATGGTCGCGGCGTTCTTGTTGCGGGTGCCGCACTTGGGGCAGTCGACCGTGGGATCCTTCGGGTGGTCCGACACGATGCTGTGGCCGCAGTGCTTGCACTGGGTGCGGAGGTGCTCGAGGCCCAGGTACTTCTCGCACTTGCAGGCCCAGTGGCCCACGGTGTAGTCGAGGAACTCGACTTCGAGGTTGGCGTCGGTGCCGTCGGGGTTCTTGCCGTTGTGCACGGGGAACATGGACTCGAACACGGCCTTGAGGCCGCGGGTCTCCCGCTCGCTGTGCAGCAGGTTCATCTGGAGAAATTCGTCGTAGCTCCGCTTCTGGATGTCGATCAGGTTCGGGATGGGAACCAGGGACCGGATCTTGGA contains these protein-coding regions:
- the rpoB gene encoding DNA-directed RNA polymerase subunit beta — translated: MSVQQNIYRQRHNFSKIRSLVPIPNLIDIQKRSYDEFLQMNLLHSERETRGLKAVFESMFPVHNGKNPDGTDANLEVEFLDYTVGHWACKCEKYLGLEHLRTQCKHCGHSIVSDHPKDPTVDCPKCGTRNKNAATICDVCQEPVAMKQKMGMDECVERGSTMAAPLKIRVRLNQFDKDDKGNRRFKQSQDSEVYFGDLPIMTDRGTFIINGTERVIVSQLHRSPGVFFSIAPDKSLYSAQIIPYRGSWIEFELDAKGLLYARIDRKRKFLGATFMRALGLFSESLNANEPMLRHFYTPATFFLKKGKLTVAVGEHLQGKKTEEDVKHPKTKEVVLAKDKKITRRLLDQMEKAGIKDVPVSREMLDGAVLLQDIVNMGTGEVLMEANEPFLQTHLEMFLANDVQSFDVCFPEADATGKVFSETLAKDHTEDSEEAAKELFKKIRPGEPATLESSKKLLFGMFFDPQKYDLSKVGRHKINAKLALSTDLEYRILGTDDFIQTIHYLLRLKKYDTTRQDIGEIAPVRADDIDHLGNRRVRSVGELLENGFRVGLVRVQRAIKEKFSIAQDPNNPVQAHDLINSKPVIAAMKEFFGSSQLSQFMDQTNPLSEITHKRRLSALGPGGLSRDRAGFEVRDVHTSHYGRICPIETPEGPNIGLISSLSCYARINEFGFIESPYLKVENGKIVHFAKVTSVGDSKLGYMEVVRLEDLETENKKLVKAGKRPAKYEMHAFYLSAWEEDEHVIAQANVRVDKDGAIQDEDVTVRVAGETKIVSRDKVTLMDVSPKQVVSVAASLIPFLENDDANRALMGANMQRQAVPLIRTEAPIVGTGMEFVAAKDSGACVVCRRSGIVESVDANRIVVRVEDDPETEGIESGVDIYTLVKFARSNQNTCLNQTPLVKKGEYVTEAQILADGPCTDHGELALGRNLVVAYMPWRGYNFEDAILISERVVKEDLYTTIHIEEFEVHARDTKLGPEEITRDIPQVREEALKNLDDSGIIRTGATVKHGDILVGKVTPKGETILSPEEKLLRAIFGEKASDVKDASLTVPPGIEGTVVDIKVFTRKGQEKDLRTQQIERDQMAKWEKDLSDEERIIRAEAKKKVVTLLKGKELDEVLSDDKGKELLPKGKKLTQNMLEAVPYHRFRQVSVAAAKNRINAEVLDILDRTESQLKVLRDILNERMERLLKGDELMPGVLKTVKCYVAVKRKLQVGDKMAGRHGNKGVVSRILPVEDMPYLPDGRPVDIVLNPLGVPSRMNIGQVLECHLGWAGKTLGVHFSTPVFDGAREADIKGFLVQAWEKNNKLGPDVTGKTRLYDGMTGEAFEQPVNVGCVYMLKLHHLVDNKIHARSIGPYSLITQQPLGGKAQFGGQRFGEMEVWALEAYGAAHVLQELLTYKSDDMHGRTQIYQAIIKGETIKDPGLPESFNVVKKELNALCIDVEMLTREELDPAMAEEEPAAFSIEG